A stretch of DNA from Hippopotamus amphibius kiboko isolate mHipAmp2 chromosome 5, mHipAmp2.hap2, whole genome shotgun sequence:
ACCCCTTGCCGCCCCGAAATCCGGCGCCTTCCCTGGCGGTTCTCCTACACACAGGCGCACAACTTCGCGTCTTTCCAAAGGAGACGAGGGAGACTGAGGTGATCCTACCCcggtccttctctccctcccttcccgaATCCCGGTCCTGCCCGGCCCCTGGGTGTACAGAACCAGGGCTGCAGGCGCGCCGGCAGGAGGCGGGCACCAGGTCCGCGCGCGCACAACTGCACTCATGCCCCGCACACCCGAAGAGCCCTGGCCCCCGCGCGCAGACCAAGCCGGCTCCGCGCAGCCCGGCGTTCGCCGGTCGCCTGGGCCTCGGCCCCTGGCCGCCAAGAAGAGCGCAGCGGAGCCCGGCCTCCGGCCGCTCGTCCGGCTTACCAGGTCCCGGCGGATCCTTAAAGGGAAAAGCCCCAGCACCCAGCGCCCCACGATCGCACCCCAAGAGTCCACGGGGAGCGGGAGGAAGGCCTGGGGCCAGCGGACGCCCGGGTCTGGCCCCAAACTTACCCGGCGCTGCGAGCGCCGCTGCCGCCGCTGGAGGAcgcgccgctgccgccgccgccgccgccgccgccgccgccgctgccgccgctgccGGGCAGGGCCGGCTCCGGCCGGGAGGAGCTGCGAGGGAGCCGAGACGGGCTCCGCGCCGGCTTCTGCTCCGCGCGGACCCGGGCTGGGGTCGCCGCGCTGCGCCGGCGctgctcgctcgctcgctcggcCGCCCAGCTCCTGCTCGCCGCCCGCCGCTCGGCCGCTCGCTCTCCCGGGCGCCCGCCGCCGCTCGCTTTTTTAATGTCCACAGACAGTGAAAAGGAACTCGGCGTTAGGGGGTGAGTAAGTGAATCAACTCGCCCGGAGCCGAGCAAGTTGAAGTGTCAGATTACATTGGCTATTCTATTTCCAAAGGGCCCCGCGCCGCCGGCCGGCCGCAAAAGCCGGTGCGGAACACAGGGAGGAGCGGAGCGCCGCGCCACCGCCGCCGTCGCCGTAGCCAGCGCTCAGCTCCGCTCGCCTAGCGCTCTCGGCGCTCTCGGCGTTCCCTCGGTCTCTTTTTGCCCTTCTCTCCCCcgcctttcctttccctttccctcttttgCTCCTTTTCTTCCCAGCTCCTCGCTCTGGGCTCTCTCCAAGCTTTTCCCCCTCTATGGCTCTGATGGGCTTCGCGCGTGaccctctcccccactcccactcacctccttctctctcctccctccactaCTCCCGGCCTgctcccactccccccaccaaccgcgaccccacccccacccccacccccagcctctccaTCAAGTTTGGACCAGGAGAGGAATGCTGAGCCTAGGATGGGATCACATTGGGGAGGGGGCTAAAATCACCTGTCTCATCGGAGTGTCCCCCGCTTTGCTCTCACGCCCCCGACTGGAGTGCGCTTGGGGCCGTGAAAGCTGTCAGGTACCCGAACTGGGGCTGAACGAGTTGCTAACGAGATTGCCAAAGCCTTCCGCTGGAGGAGGCTTTGGGATTGCTCCTAAAGCCCGGGGGCTGGCTGGTGGGGCGAGCAGAGGACCTGCCCCCGCACCAAGGGCAATGTTGGGGGAGGCTGGAGCGCTGGGTAGAAGCGGTGCGCACGGTCTTTCCTGGCACCCTGCGCGGTCCAAAAGCGCTTGGATTCCCCCAAGGCCCGGCGGGAAGCGTCCCCGGCCCAATGTgcgcggggtggggtggggggggggggcacgggaTCCCGGCCTAGGGCTGTGCACTGTGTCAGAGGCCGAGGAGAGCGATGGCACTCAGAAGGCGTAGTTGGCTGCTCCCGGTCGCGGGACTCCCCTGGCCGACCCACCCCTGAGAGCATCTAAGTGCGCGCCCAGTTTGGCTCACGTCCGCTGCCCCTCACACAGAAACTCCTACACAAGAGGCATACACATTCGCGCCCACACTCAGTATTACAAACACGCTTCCACACGCACACGCACCCACACACGTACACTTTCGCTTACAAATATGCCCGTGTACACGGCAGGCGCGCACACAGACGCACACCATTGTACAAACCCACGTacagtcaaaaaacaaaacatctccCTGTGCACTAAATCCTCACGTTCatgtacacatacaaacacatccccccatgtcctcttccacaccccttccccaagCCCCCCTACTCATGATTTGCGGCACCCTCAGTCCCAAATCATAATCAGCGCCCGCGCAGCAAGGGTTGGACCCACGCACGCGCGCACTCCCCTCCCGGCACAAGCTGGGGAGGCTTCGGCCCGGCGCCCGCTCCGGATTTCAGGTGTGGTGGCGGCTCCGCGCTCCGCGTTTTGCAGTCTGCCGCGGTGTTGGAGGCGAGGCGAGGAAGGGAGCTGGAATAACAAAGGCAAGTTGGGGAGAGCGCAAGGGGGCGCAGCCCCGGCCGGGCCGCGGGGGGAGCCTTGTTCGGCCGGGGTTTTGGAGGCTGCAGGGTCTCGGGCGCCGGGAGCCGGAGATgcaaagggagggtgggggtcgaggggcggggccgcggcgtGACGTCAGAGAACAATGACACCGCCGCCGAGGGGGCGGGTACCCAGAGACAGCAGAGGCGGGGGTCTCCCCCGGGGCCTGAGACTAGCGGAAGACGTACTGGCCCGGCCAGGGCCGCTGCCTGATTGCCGAGGCCCGCTTGGGAGCGCGGACGTGCCACGCAGCCTCGAGGATACCCCCCCCCCCTCCGCCTCCTGGGCAGTGATCAGCGCGGACCCTGGGCCAACGCGGGAGCAGGCCGGAGTAccatcctccccaacccccatttTAGAACATCCTTCAGAGGGCTTCTCTGACCTCGGCTTGAACTCCTTCAGGGTTGGCGAGATCACTCCTTCCACCACCggagggagaagaggcaaaaTGAATTTGCCAGCCCTGAGTTCATTCTCAAAGCTACGCTATTCTGACAGCCAGCAAACTCAGCCTGGATTCCTGAGGGCTCAGAGGACTGCAGCTCAGGTCCACAGGGGtttggggggtggtgggggagcagagggaggatgcCGGAGCCTGCTTGATTTTCCCATGGGAAATTCTGCCTCCCTATGCCATTAGGCACTCtgttctgggcctcagtcttTCGACCTGTCACATGGACTGTTATCGCGTTGCTACTTTGCTGCTGCTCTCATACAGGTGTCAACCGAGCATCCCTGGGGAGAGTGGATGATATGAAAGCCTTCCAGACCTCTAGGGACATCAGGGAGACAGGGTCCCGGCACATTCCTGTGGGAGGGAGCCCCAACCCCTTGTCAGCAAGGTGGCCCAGGTTCATTAGGTCAGGACATGAGGGTAGCCTGAGAAACCCTTGAAGGCCTGACCCAGGGCTGGAAGATGGGAATTACACTTGCTGAAATGTGGCTGGAGCCAGAgctgccctccctccacccccaccccaccccccaagaatCCATAGCATTGCAGCAGCCAGAAAACCATCACCATCTCAGGTCCAAAATCTTAGGACAGAGTTTCTGGGTGTTTAAGGACCTGGAGGGCAAGAATCCAGCCCCAGCCGAGATCTAGGCCAGTTCCTGTTGCCTTGATGACCATCTAGGGCAGGATGTTCAGTCTCCTCAACATTTTTGTCTAAATCTCTCAGTGAGTGACAAGCTATAGCTACCTCTAGGAAGTGGGGAATGCAGGTGACCTTGGGGGTGACCACTCATGTTGAAAAACTCCTGTCCAGAAGACACCTCCCTTGGCAGTTCCTTTTGCATCTGGAAACTAGGAAGTGactgaagatggcagaggagcCAAGCCCAGCACGCAAAGCAGGCCCAACCCTCCATAGTATGGAGCCAGGGGTAATCTCAGCTCCTCCCAGCTGGGCAAGCATAGCACTTGATAGCAGCAAGTCTAAGAAATCTCACCTGGGCCCTGAGTCGGCCCCGGCCTCCTGGGGACCCTGGGCTCCATTTCTTGGGACTCAGGCCCTTGCTGCCTCTATTCTACTTTCGAGAAATAACAAGGCAGGTTGGATCCCTGTGGGGTCTTGGAAGACGCTGACTTAGTTAATGCCTAGTGTGTGCTGAGTACTGTGCAGAGAGCCTCTGAGGCATTAGTTTATTGAATTCTCACATTGCCTTGAGTTAGGTGCTATTACCATTCCCCCTTCAGAGAAAACTGCACTGTgagggacttgtccaaggtcaacaGGAGTCGAACTCAGCCTTATTAACAAAGTTTCCTGCTGGTCCCTGAGCCCCAGCTCTGCATCCTCATCCCTAGACTCTCTCTGTGACTCTAGGCAAGTAGCTAGCCCTCTCTGGGCTTCGGTAAACCAAGGGCAAGGTCTCATGATGGTGATCAGGCCTCTTTGGGGACTGTGTGTTCTGTACCCCCACCCTCTTGGCCTTGGCCTCTGTGGGCCTGGAGGTCTGGGGTGAAACAGAGAGGGATAATGCTTTCACTTCCCAGCCACTGGGAGCTGGAAGATGGATTCCACTCAGCCCATGCAGGCCCATAAATCACCCGGCTCCAGAGGCAGCTTCAGCAGCCATCAGGAGGGTGCAGGCTGCACAGGACCTGCCTGTGGACGCCAGTGTGGGGCCCA
This window harbors:
- the LOC130853107 gene encoding uncharacterized protein LOC130853107 isoform X2 codes for the protein MTPPPRGRVPRDSRGGGLPRGLRLAEDVLARPGPLPDCRGPLGSADVPRSLEDTPPPSASWAVISADPGPTREQAGVPSSPTPILEHPSEGFSDLGLNSFRVGEITPSTTGGRRGKMNLPALSSFSKLRYSDSQQTQPGFLRAQRTAAQALPASCDAALPAFQATSTATCWEASSENSSRCAAYLVLTPYAAVPIALSSLIQPGHGPTFQVRQLLLVAVLWW
- the LOC130853107 gene encoding uncharacterized protein LOC130853107 isoform X1 — encoded protein: MTPPPRGRVPRDSRGGGLPRGLRLAEDVLARPGPLPDCRGPLGSADVPRSLEDTPPPSASWAVISADPGPTREQAGVPSSPTPILEHPSEGFSDLGLNSFRVGEITPSTTGGRRGKMNLPALSSFSKLRYSDSQQTQPGFLRAQRTAAQALPASCDAALPAFQATSTATCWEASSENSSRCAAYLVLTPYAAVPIALSSLILFVYAAYLTARLRGSAGLLKERGLWSRTTWP